A genomic segment from Apium graveolens cultivar Ventura unplaced genomic scaffold, ASM990537v1 ctg6180, whole genome shotgun sequence encodes:
- the LOC141703078 gene encoding adrenodoxin-like protein 1, mitochondrial — MELNNGENSLISLTFVGDGGEEKAIKVPVGMSMLEAAHENDIELEGAFEESLACSTYHVIVMQYDFMHKLEDLNDEKNDMLYLTFGLTETSRLGCQVIASPKFDELRLALSAATHIFSIDGYIPKPH; from the exons ATGGAACTGAATAATGGTGAAAATAGCTT AATTTCTCTGACATTTGTTGGTGATGGAGGAGAGGAGAAGGCCATCAAGGTCCCTGTTGGCATGTCTATGTTGGAAGCTGCCCATGAAAATGACATAGAACTTGAAG GGGCTTTTGAAGAATCGCTTGCTTGTTCCACTTATCATGTAATTGTGATG CAATATGACTTCATGC ATAAATTAGAGGATCTGAATGACGAGAAAAATGACATGTTATACCTTACTTTTGGCCTCACAGAAAC ATCTCGACTGGGTTGTCAAGTCATTGCGAGTCCCAAATTTGATGAACTTCGTTTAGCACTGTCTGCTGCTACACATATTTTTTCTATTGATGGATACATACCAAAACCACACTAA